CGGGTAGTTGAAGAAGCCCACGAAGCGGCGCTCCTCCGTGGCGGCGCGGCACGCCGCCACCGCGTCCTCGCCCACCCCGGTGCGCACCGACTCCAGCACCCCGAGGAAGAACATGCCTCGGGCGGTGTCCAGCTCCGTCGCAGCCATGCGCCGCACCGCCCAGTCCGCTTCCACCGAGCCCGCCTCCTTCGACGGCTTCCCCTGTGCCTGCATGCCTACCTCCGTGACCGCATGGGCCCACACGCCCGGTTTGCATGAAGCCAACCCACCGCGACCTCTTCAGGGATGCACGGGCACCGCCCCCGCTGGCCCGCGCACGTCGGGGAAGAGGACGGTGAAGCGCGAGCCATGGCCGAAGTCGCTCTCCGCCTGGATGCGGGCACCATGCCCCTGCACCAGGCTCTTCACGATGGCGAGCCCCAGGCCGGTCCCGCGCAGCTTGGTGGTGAACATGGGCTCGAAGATGCGCTCCAGCAGCGGCGCGGGGATGCCCGGCCCGTCGTCCGTCACCCGCAGGCTCCAGCCGCCGTCCCGCCCGGCGTCCGCGTGCACGCGGACCTCGCCGGTGCGCTCCGGGGGAATGGCCTCCACCGCGTTCTGGATGAGGTTGACGAGCACCTGCCGGAACTGTTCGCGATCCAGGTGCGGCACCGGCAGCGCCTCCGGCACCTCGATGCTCACGTGCACCCCCTCGCGCACGGGCACCACGCTGAGGGCCTCCTCCACCAGCGGCTTGAGCGGACACGGCATGCGGCGCGGCGGCCGGCCCTTCGCGTAGTCCAGCAGGTCGGAGATGATGACCGAGCACGCCTGCAGCTCCCGGTCGATGATGTCCAGGAAGCGAGGGATGCGCGGGTCGGTGGAGGCATCCTGGAGCTTGCGCATGCGGCGCAGGACGAACGCGTGCGCGGTGCGCGCGGCCGCCAGCGGGTTGCGCAGCTCGTGGCTCACGCTGGCCGTCAGCTGCCCCAGCGACGCCAGGCGCTCCAGCCGCTCCACGTGGTCGCGGAAGGCGTGCACCTCGCGCACGGCGGCGTCCAGCTGCCCCGCCCGCAGCGCCAGCTCCTGTTCGCTCGCCTCCTCCGCCAGGGCCTGCCGGCAGGCCCGCTCCCCCACCTCGCGCAGCGCGTCCCGGCACGCGACCAGGAGCACCGCGTCGATGACCGCCACCCAGAAGGCGTGCTCCAGGAAGCGCCACCACTCCGGGTGGAGCTGGCCGTAGATGGACTCCGGCCACAGCGCGCCCCGCAGGCAGTGGTCCACGACGATGGCCAGCGTCGCGGTGAGCAGCACCTTCGGGTCCCGGTAGAACGACAGCACCGCCAGCGAACCGAAGATGTGGAAGTGCGTCTCGATGCGCCCCCCCGTCAGGTGGATGAGCAGCGCGGACCAGAGCATCTGACTCACCGCCACCACGTGGCGCGTGCTCTCCTCCCCGGGGCGCATGCGCGTGAGCATCACCGGGAACACGCTCAGCGCCGCCCCCAGCAACACCGCGCTCTGCACGTGCAGGTGCAGCGCGCGCACCTTGCCCTCCCACCCATAGGGAGAGATGAACACCGCCACCAGCACCGCGGCCCCCCACTGCCCCAACATCAGCCAGGTGAACAGCGCGTCCACGCGCCGGCGGGAGTCTCGCATCTGCAATGACAGCAACGCCGCGGCCCGCCCCTCCAGACGCTGACAGACACTCACCGGAGCACGAATGGAAAAGGCTGACATGGACGAAGCCATCTCTTCACCCGACCGGAAAGGTGGCGGAAGCGATTAACCCTGTAAATTATGAACTACATGGAATTCACGGAGCCAACCATGCTGCCTGGGGGCACGGGGAGTGCCTGAGCATGAACACTGCCGGCCCCCACCCCGCCGGCGGTGTGAGACCGATCCGACACGGACCGGGCCCTTTCATTCATAGCCAACATTGACATCCTCGCCATCCCCGCGTCCATGCGACAAGCCGCATCCGGGACCGGAGTACGAGGCCGTCGATCACGGCTGGCCACTGAGGCTCGTCCCAGGGTCGCAAGGGGGCACAAGCGAGGGCGGCGCACACGCCCCGTGGGGCAAGTGCGTGCGCGAGGGCGGCCCCACTCAGGAGGCGGCGGCGTGGGACGGGGACGCGAGGGAATCGAGCGCGGCGTCGGTGTCGCCGCGGGGCCGTTCGCGGGCGGCCGGGATGAACGTCATCGCGCGCTCGGCGAGGGCGGTGATGGTGAGAGAGGGATTGACGCCCGGGTTGGCGGAGATGGCCGCGCCATCCACCACGTACAGCCCTTCATAGCCATACAAGCGATGGCGGGCATCGATGGCGCCGGTCCTGGGGGAGTCCCCCATGCACGCGCCGCCCAGGATGTGCGCGGTGGTGGGGATGCCCATGAGCGTCTCGCTGACCATGGTCATGGGGTAGCCGTCCAGCTTGCCGGCCACGCGCTCCGCCAGGTCGAAGGCCTCCGGCATGTTGGCGGTGGGCGCGGGGCCCTCCTGCAGGCCGGTGGTGAGGCCCGAGCGGAAGCCCGTGGTGAGCGCGCGGCCCCGGCGCATGCGCAGGTGGCCCTCCATGGTGCGCATGTAGAGGAGGATCATCGTGCGGCGCGCGAAGTCCGGGACGAACCACGCCTGGAGGAAGCGCAGGGGGCGCCGGGCGAGCAGGCCCACCAGCCGGGCCACGCGCGTCCACGCGGTGGCGCCGGGGACGTGGGGGGCCATCAGCAGGCGGAAGAAGCCGGAGCCCGCCGGGTAGCGCACCGGCTCCAGGTGCGAGTGCGAGTCGGTGTGGAGGATGGACCCGATGGCGATGCCCCGGGACAGGTCCCGGTCCTTCTGCTGCTTGCCGCTGACGATGCCGATCAGGGCCTCGGAGTTGGTGCGCACGCCGTCGCCCACGCGCTCGGAGAGGTTCGGCAGGCCGTCCGGCGCGTCCTTGAGCTTGAGCAGGAGGTCCATCGTGCCCAGCACGCCGCCCGCGAAGATGACGTGCTTCGCGGTGAAGCGGCGCGTCCTCTTGAAGAAGCCCGTGCCCTCCTTCGCGGTGACTTCGTAGCCCTCGCCACCGGGCAGGGGGCGCACCCACGTCACCTCCGTGTCCGCGTGGAGGGTGAGGCCGCGCTTCTCCGCGAAGTGGAGGTAGTTCTTGTCGAGCGTGTTCTTGGCGTTGTTGCGGCAGCCCAGCATGCAGCCGCCGCACGCGATGCAGCCGGTGCGGTCCGGGCCCTCGCCGTTGAAGTAGGGGTCCTTCACCGTGACGCCGGGCTCGCCGAAGTAGACGGCCACCGTGGCGGGCTGGAAGTCGGGGCGGCCCAGCTCCTGGCCCACCTCCTGGAGCACCTGATCCGGGAAGGTCTGGAGCGGATTGACGGTGGCGCCCAGCATGTGTCGCGCCGTCGCGTAGTGCGGCGCGAGCTCCTCCTTCCACGCGGCCAGGTGACCCCACGAGGCCGCGTCGAAGAAGTCGTCCTTCGGGATGGGCAGCGTGTTGGCGTAGACGAGCGAGCCGCCCCCCACGCCCACGCCGGACAGCACGGTGACGTGGCGGAAGAAGGTCATCTTGAACAGGCCGCGCCACCCGAGCTGGGGCATCCACAGCCAGCGCTTCAGGTTCCAGTTCGTCTTGGGAAAGTCCTTCCCCTGGAGGCGCCGGCCCTTCTCCAGCATCACCACGCGATAGCCCTTCTCGACGAGCCGCAACGCGCTGACGCTGCCGCCAAACCCCGAGCCGATGATGAGCCAGTCGCAATCCATGACGTCCTCCCATCCAGGGCGCGCGCCACCCAGGAGGCCCGCACTGTATGCCACCCGCGCGGGCCGTCCCGGGTGGCGTGACACCGGTGCGTGGAGGGCAACACGGGCCGGCGCCTCAGGGCCCGCTTCCTCGCCCGCCGCGCGGCGACGGCGCCACCCCTGCTTCAGGCAAGGATAGGGATGCCCCGAGCGGGATGGGCCAGGGCCCGGGCTTCCGCCGTGCCGTCCGCCGCCCGGGCGGCGCTCAGGTCGCTTCGGTGCCGGGGGGCTGGGGACGGAAGAGCGAGCACGCGCGCACCGGCTGGGGCGCGTACTTCTGGGGCAGGAGCGGACAGAGGATGAACGTGGAGGTCCGCGACTGGACGTAGCGAGGAGGCGCGGCGCAGCGGTGGCAGAGGCTGTCCGGAAACGGCAGTGGGTCGGGGGGCGGCGTCATGGCAGTGGCCAGCATCGCACGGAGGGGCGGGGAAGGACGGGTGCGAGCGCGGTGTGACTCCTGGGCTGCACGGAATGCACGCCACGGACGGCCTCGTCGAACCCTCGCGGCTGAGCCTGTCCGGCCGGCACGCCGTCCTGGAGGTGTCGGGTCCACTGCCGGCGGATTGGACGCGGCTGGACGTGGAGCCGTAGCTCCATTCAGGCGTCAACGACAGGGACTTCCATGAACACAACGCCTTCCAACCCAAGGCGAGCAACAGCCTCCACGAACCGGTCGGTCGCGATGATGACGGTCGTGTAGTCCCGGAGCCGGAACAGGTCCAAGTCGGTCGTCAGGGTGCGCCCATCCAGCATGGGCGCATCCGGGAGGCGGCCTCCCTGGCGGCCACACCGTTCACAGGGCGGCTCGCGCCCACCTGGGAAGCAGCTGTCGTGCAGGCGCCCCTGGCAGTGGAGCTCGAGCTCCAGCAAGTCCACCTCCTCCCGGCCCAGGAAGCGCAGGTCCATGTTGCTCGCATGGAGCGAAATGCCCTGGTCATCACGCATCCGCTTCAGGGCATCACGTCGCATCACCAGCATCCATGGGTCTGGCAGATGGAGGTCCCCCCATTTGCCGGAAGCCTTTCCGCTCAGAGTCCCGAACTCAGCTCCGGGGAGCAACGGCGCTTCGAACGGCACCTGGGACCGAAGCAGGTCACGCAACCGCTCGTATTCTTCAAGCGGCACCTGCCTTGCCTCGGCGAGTTCCTGCCGGTGAGCCCACCCCGACAAGTCCACGGAAGGATATGCCTCCCCCAGGCCACCAGGGCTTGCATGACAAACCGGGCAGAGGCCTCCCGGCAGCCCCCACTTGTGCACCCCGTTGATGTAGCCAGTGAAACGAGGGCCGTCCGCGGGATGCAGCTCAAAGAACTTCACGAATCCTCCCGGGCCTAGCGCAGGTGGTAGTAGGGGACGATGGGGCCCATGATGTCGAATTGAACAATCATCCGGGCCAACTCATCTTGGATTTCCTTCGGAGTCGCACTCGGGTGGTTGCGAGCGAAGTCGCGCCACGCCTGATTCCAAGGACCGCCCCTTCCGCCCGCGCCATGCAGCCTCACATGTTCAGCGCGAGGGATGACCATCGTGAAATCATGCACGTTGATATTCCCCTGCCGCAGGAAGAACTTCGCGAGGTTTGGATCCTGTGGATAGAGATGGTGACGAACCCAGCCGGAACCTGAAGGCTTCCGACCATCCGTCGGCGTGGGGGCCGGGTGGTCGTACCAACGGATGACGAAGATGGCTTCCCGATCTCCAGGGAGAAGCTGAGCGCTGCCCCAGTTGCGCCGAGGCCCCGAGCCGGGCGCGGCCGCCGATACGGGGGGCCGGATACCTCCCCGTGCCAGCAGCGCGCCGGTGTCCTCGCAAAAGTAGAGCCCGCACAGGTCGTCAGCGCAAACGAGCGCCACACACCTGTCGGCGCCTTCGCAGGAGGCCCCGTCCTCATGCTCCGCACGGCTCCAGTCCTCGATGGCGGGCACCGGCGCCACCGCGCACCCCGCGATGGCTCCGGCCAACAGCACCGTGAAGGCCGCCCTCACCACAGCGGCGCCATGTTCTCCACGTACTTGAAGCCCGTGCCCGTGTTGAACACGACCACGGTCTCCTCGGGCGTCACGTCCCCGGCGGCGTGCAGCTTCTTGAGCGCCGCCACGCACGCGCCGCCCTCGGGCGCCACGAACAGCCCCTCCGCGGCGGCGATGTCCTTCGTGCCCTGGACGATCTCCTCCTCCGTCACCGACACCGCCGTGCCGTGGCTGTCCTTCACCGCGCGCAGGATGAGGAAGTCCCCCAACGCCCTGGGCACCCGCAGGCCATGCGCGTGCGTCGTCGCGCCCTGCCACATCGGCGCGTCCGGCTTGCCTTCCGCGTGTGCCTTCACGATGGGCGCGCAGCCCTCCGCCTGCACCGCCACCATCCGCGGCCGCTTCGCGCCGATGAGCCCCATCGCCTCCAGCTCCTCGAAGGCCTTCCACATCCCGATGAGCCCCGTGCCGCCGCCCGTCGGGTACAGGATGACGTCCGGCACCGTCCACCCGAGCTGCTCCGCCAGCTCGTAGCCCATCGTCTTCTTGCCCTCCACGCGGTAGGGCTCCTTCAGCGTCGCGCACTCGTACCAGCCGTGCTCCTTCGCGAGCCCCGCGCACACGCGCCCCGCGTCGGAGATCAACCCCTCCACCGTCTCCACGTGCGCGCCGTACGCCCGCGTCTCCATCAGGAACAAGGACGCGATGTCCTTCGGCACGAAGACGTGCGCCTCCAACCCGCCCCGCGCCGCGTACGCCGCCAGCGCGCTGCCCGCGTTGCCCGCCGACGGCAGGCACACCGCCTTCGCGCCCAGCGCCTTCGCCATGGAGACCGCCGCGGAGAGGCCTCGGGCCTTGAACGAGCCCGTCGGGTTGCCGCTCTCATCCTTCACGAGCACCCGCTTCAATCCCAGCCAGTCCCCCAGCCGGGGCGCGGGGAGCAGCGGCGTGAAGCCCTCGCCCAGCGACAGCCGGTGCGCCGGGTCGTCCACCGGCAGCACCTCGTGGTAGCGCCACATCGAACGCTCGCGCCCGGGCAGCGCTTCCTTGCGCAGGGTGCGCGCCGCGCGCTCCAGGTCGTAGCGCACGAAGAGCGGCGCCTGACAGGCCGTGCACAGGTTCCACACCGCGCCCGGCGCGTACGTCCGGTCGCACTTCGTGCATTCGAGTCGGAGGACGGGCATGCCTCCGACTCTACTCAGTCCTTCAACTCCAGCCACACCGGGGCATGGTCCGACGGCTGCTGGCCCTTGCGCTCCTCGCGGTCCACGTCACACGCCGTCAGCCTGGGCACCAGCGGCGCCGTGAGGAACAGGTGGTCGATGCGCACCCCCTTGTTCTTCGGGAACATCAGCATCCGGTAGTCCCACCAGGAGAACTTCTGCACGTCCGGGTGCAGCTTCCGGAACGCATCCGTCAGCCCGAAGGTGCACACCTGCTGGAGCACGTCCCGCTCGCGCGGCGTGAACAGCGTCTGGCCCTCCCACTGCGCCGGGTCGTACACGTCGATGGGCTCCGGCGCGATGTTCCAGTCTCCGCCCATCACCACCAGGTCGTCCGGCTTGTGCCGCGCGTCCAGGTAGCGGCGCAGGCGCCGGAACCACTCCAGCTTGTAGACATACGCGGGCGAGTCCACCTGCTGCCCGTTGGGCGCGTAGGCACTCACCACACGGATGCCGTTCACCGTCGCGGAGATGAAACGCGCGTGCGTGTCATCCACGCCGTCCGACAGGCCCCGCACCACCTCCAGCGGCTCCGTCTTCGCCAGGATGGCCACGCCGTTGTACGTCTTCTGCCCGTGCACCGCGGCGAAGTAGCCCGCCTCCTTCACCGCCTCGAAGGGGAAGTCCGCATCGGTGCACTTGAGTTCCTGCAGGCACAGCACGTCTGGCTGGGCGCTCTTCAGCCAGTTGACCAACCGCTGCTGCCGGGCCCTCACCGAGTTCACGTTCCAGGTCGCGATTCGCATGCGCCGCCGACCGTCGCACGCGGCCCACGCCCCTGCCATGCTTTTCCCCCTGCGTGTGGCCCCAGGGACACACCCCGTCCCCCATCCCCGGGGGGAGGCCGGTTGGCACACCGGTCGCATTAGGAGGGCCTGGGCCGCCACCACCGCGGCCCCGGGACGCCACTCCAGGCGACCCGACGCGACAGCACGAGCAGCCCCGAGGGGATTGCCATGAACCCGAAGACGCGCACCCGGTCCCGCCACCCCGCCTCCTCCCGGCGCTTCACCGTGCCGCCCGCGCTTCGCAAGGCCCTCGTCCCCGCCGCGCTCGCCGCCCTGGGCCTCGCCGCCTGGGAGGACGTCCCCCTGCCCCGCCTGCTCAAGCCCTGGCTCGCCCACGCCGTCGAAGCCCGCTCGGCCCCCGCCGCCGCCCCCCTCCCGCGGGACCTCCCCGCCGGGGAGCCGTCGCTGATGGCCGCGCCGCGCCTCCTGGACGAGGCCGCCCCGGTGGAGGTCCCGGCCTTGGGCGACGCCCTGGCGCTGCCGCATGTGCACGCCCGCCGCGTGGACCACGTGGCCCGCGCGCAGGGGCTGCGCGACCTGGGCGACCTGTCCGGCGCGGTGACCGAGCTGCGCCGCGCGCTCCACGACGCCCCGGGCGACACGGACACCCTGGCCCAGCTGGCGCGCACCGCGCGGCTCGCCGGAGACACGGCGCTCGCCCTCGACGCGTACGCCCGGCTGGGGCAGGCGGAGCCCACCGAAACGGGGGCGCTCGTGCAGCAGGCGCGGCTCCTGGTGTCGCAGGGCCGCCATGCGGAGGCCATCCGCATGGGCGAGGAGGCGCTCCTGCGCGACCCGGAGGACGCGGAGGTGTACCAGGTGCTCGGCCGCGCGCACCTGGGCGCCAACGAGCTGGGCTCCGCCATCCTGCGCTTCCAGCAGGCCGTGCACCTGGCGCCCGAGCACGGCCACGCGCTCAACAACCTGGGGTTCGCCTACCTGCGCGCCAACGACAATGCCCGCGCCGTGGAGGTCCTCACCCAGGCCGCCGCCCTGCTTCCCCACGTGGCCTACGTGCAGAACAACCTGGGCGTCGCCAACGAGCGCCTGGGGCGGCTGGAGGAGGCCCGCGCCGCGTACGCCGCCGCCACCCGGCTGTCGCCCCGCTACGTGCAGGCCCGCGTCAACGCGGAGCGGGTGGGCCGCGTGGCCCGCGCCGACCCGACCTCCCAGGGCGCCCCGTCCGAGCCATCCGAGCCCGTCGTGCCGTAGGGCGGGCAACCAGGAGATACCTCGCCAGACCGGGGGGAGGTCCCACGCGGGTTCACCCCGCCCCTCCCCCGGTCTAACCTTGCAGCCTTCTTCTGCCTTCAAGAGCCTCATGACTCCGGCCCGACCGATGCCCCTCTCTCCCGAGCCCCTTCCCCCGGCCCCGACCGGGGCCCCGCCGCCATCCCGGAAGGGCGGCTTCGGCGCCGCGCTCTGGCGCTGGACGAAGCGGCTCATGGTGCTGGGCGTCGTCGGGCTCGGGCTCGTCATCGCCGTGTGCGTGGGCGCCTACGCCTACTTCAGCCGCGACCTGCCGTCCGTGGAGTCGCTGCGCAACTACCGGCCGCCGCAGGTGACGAAGGTGACGTGCGCGGACGGCACGCTCTGCGCCGAGTTCGCGCTGGAGCGCCGCACGCTCATCCGCATCGAGGACCTGCCACCCCACGTGCGCAACGCGTTCCTCGCCGCCGAGGACGCGGACTTCTACAAGCACGAAGGCCTGGACCCCTTCGGCATCCTGCGCGCGGGCGTGAAGAACCTCATCCCGGGCAGCCGCAAGTCCGGCGCGTCCACGCTCACGCAGCAGGTGGTGAAGAACATGCTGCTCACGCCGGAGCGCAGCCTGGGCCGGAAGATCCGCGAGTGGATCCTCACCCCTCGGCTGGAGCAGGCCCTCACGAAGGATCAGATCCTCAGCCTCTACATCAACGGCGTGTACTTCGGGCAGCGCCGCTACGGGCTGGAGGAGGCGGCGCTCTTCTACTTCGGCAAGCACGCGAAGGACCTGTCCGTGGGCGAGGCCGCCGTGCTCGCGGGCACCGTGCAGCAGCCCCATCGCATCAACCCGGTGACGAACATCACCCGCGCCAAGTCGCGCCAGCGCTACGTGCTGGAGCAGATGGCCAAGCAGGGCTTCGTGCCGCGCGCGGTGGTGGACGTGGAGAAGGAGAAGCCCATCGTGCTCGCGCC
This region of Corallococcus silvisoli genomic DNA includes:
- a CDS encoding sensor histidine kinase; this encodes MSAFSIRAPVSVCQRLEGRAAALLSLQMRDSRRRVDALFTWLMLGQWGAAVLVAVFISPYGWEGKVRALHLHVQSAVLLGAALSVFPVMLTRMRPGEESTRHVVAVSQMLWSALLIHLTGGRIETHFHIFGSLAVLSFYRDPKVLLTATLAIVVDHCLRGALWPESIYGQLHPEWWRFLEHAFWVAVIDAVLLVACRDALREVGERACRQALAEEASEQELALRAGQLDAAVREVHAFRDHVERLERLASLGQLTASVSHELRNPLAAARTAHAFVLRRMRKLQDASTDPRIPRFLDIIDRELQACSVIISDLLDYAKGRPPRRMPCPLKPLVEEALSVVPVREGVHVSIEVPEALPVPHLDREQFRQVLVNLIQNAVEAIPPERTGEVRVHADAGRDGGWSLRVTDDGPGIPAPLLERIFEPMFTTKLRGTGLGLAIVKSLVQGHGARIQAESDFGHGSRFTVLFPDVRGPAGAVPVHP
- a CDS encoding GMC family oxidoreductase, coding for MDCDWLIIGSGFGGSVSALRLVEKGYRVVMLEKGRRLQGKDFPKTNWNLKRWLWMPQLGWRGLFKMTFFRHVTVLSGVGVGGGSLVYANTLPIPKDDFFDAASWGHLAAWKEELAPHYATARHMLGATVNPLQTFPDQVLQEVGQELGRPDFQPATVAVYFGEPGVTVKDPYFNGEGPDRTGCIACGGCMLGCRNNAKNTLDKNYLHFAEKRGLTLHADTEVTWVRPLPGGEGYEVTAKEGTGFFKRTRRFTAKHVIFAGGVLGTMDLLLKLKDAPDGLPNLSERVGDGVRTNSEALIGIVSGKQQKDRDLSRGIAIGSILHTDSHSHLEPVRYPAGSGFFRLLMAPHVPGATAWTRVARLVGLLARRPLRFLQAWFVPDFARRTMILLYMRTMEGHLRMRRGRALTTGFRSGLTTGLQEGPAPTANMPEAFDLAERVAGKLDGYPMTMVSETLMGIPTTAHILGGACMGDSPRTGAIDARHRLYGYEGLYVVDGAAISANPGVNPSLTITALAERAMTFIPAARERPRGDTDAALDSLASPSHAAAS
- the sitI6 gene encoding SitI6 family double-CXXCG motif immunity protein, whose translation is MKFFELHPADGPRFTGYINGVHKWGLPGGLCPVCHASPGGLGEAYPSVDLSGWAHRQELAEARQVPLEEYERLRDLLRSQVPFEAPLLPGAEFGTLSGKASGKWGDLHLPDPWMLVMRRDALKRMRDDQGISLHASNMDLRFLGREEVDLLELELHCQGRLHDSCFPGGREPPCERCGRQGGRLPDAPMLDGRTLTTDLDLFRLRDYTTVIIATDRFVEAVARLGLEGVVFMEVPVVDA
- the sitA6 gene encoding SitA6 family polymorphic toxin lipoprotein, with translation MRAAFTVLLAGAIAGCAVAPVPAIEDWSRAEHEDGASCEGADRCVALVCADDLCGLYFCEDTGALLARGGIRPPVSAAAPGSGPRRNWGSAQLLPGDREAIFVIRWYDHPAPTPTDGRKPSGSGWVRHHLYPQDPNLAKFFLRQGNINVHDFTMVIPRAEHVRLHGAGGRGGPWNQAWRDFARNHPSATPKEIQDELARMIVQFDIMGPIVPYYHLR
- a CDS encoding threonine synthase, translating into MPVLRLECTKCDRTYAPGAVWNLCTACQAPLFVRYDLERAARTLRKEALPGRERSMWRYHEVLPVDDPAHRLSLGEGFTPLLPAPRLGDWLGLKRVLVKDESGNPTGSFKARGLSAAVSMAKALGAKAVCLPSAGNAGSALAAYAARGGLEAHVFVPKDIASLFLMETRAYGAHVETVEGLISDAGRVCAGLAKEHGWYECATLKEPYRVEGKKTMGYELAEQLGWTVPDVILYPTGGGTGLIGMWKAFEELEAMGLIGAKRPRMVAVQAEGCAPIVKAHAEGKPDAPMWQGATTHAHGLRVPRALGDFLILRAVKDSHGTAVSVTEEEIVQGTKDIAAAEGLFVAPEGGACVAALKKLHAAGDVTPEETVVVFNTGTGFKYVENMAPLW
- the xth gene encoding exodeoxyribonuclease III; protein product: MRIATWNVNSVRARQQRLVNWLKSAQPDVLCLQELKCTDADFPFEAVKEAGYFAAVHGQKTYNGVAILAKTEPLEVVRGLSDGVDDTHARFISATVNGIRVVSAYAPNGQQVDSPAYVYKLEWFRRLRRYLDARHKPDDLVVMGGDWNIAPEPIDVYDPAQWEGQTLFTPRERDVLQQVCTFGLTDAFRKLHPDVQKFSWWDYRMLMFPKNKGVRIDHLFLTAPLVPRLTACDVDREERKGQQPSDHAPVWLELKD
- a CDS encoding tetratricopeptide repeat protein gives rise to the protein MNPKTRTRSRHPASSRRFTVPPALRKALVPAALAALGLAAWEDVPLPRLLKPWLAHAVEARSAPAAAPLPRDLPAGEPSLMAAPRLLDEAAPVEVPALGDALALPHVHARRVDHVARAQGLRDLGDLSGAVTELRRALHDAPGDTDTLAQLARTARLAGDTALALDAYARLGQAEPTETGALVQQARLLVSQGRHAEAIRMGEEALLRDPEDAEVYQVLGRAHLGANELGSAILRFQQAVHLAPEHGHALNNLGFAYLRANDNARAVEVLTQAAALLPHVAYVQNNLGVANERLGRLEEARAAYAAATRLSPRYVQARVNAERVGRVARADPTSQGAPSEPSEPVVP